The Bradyrhizobium sp. LLZ17 genomic sequence TAATACCAGGGGCGCCACGAGCAGCGCACTCATCAGCGAGAGCTTCAATCGACCCATCTTGGCACCGATCAAATGCGAACCACCGGCGGGTTCCAAAGCAGCCGGACGGTCCGAAGTTCCACTCTTCCGACAGGCTCTGGCGCTTCCACGCCAAAGTGCAACACGCGACTCCCGAGTGTGAACAGTGAACGCGGCTTTTTCGGACGAACCCGTCACCATTACTGCCGTTAACGAGAATGTTATCGGCTACCTGTGGGTATGTCAGCGCACACGAAAAAAGGCGGCCCGCAGGCCGCCTTTTGAATTTGCGGTCGAAGTCGCGAGACTTACGCGAGCGGCACTGCGACGAACCGGGTCGCCTCCGCGCTCTTCACCTGCAACAGCACGCTCTTTTTGCCGGACGATTTGGCCTGCGCCAGTTCGGACCGGACATCGCCGACATTGGCGACCGGCTTGCCGCCGACGTTCAGGATGACGTCGCCGGTCTGGATACCGTGCTGCGCGGCCGGTCCCTCGGGATCGACTTCGGTCACCACGAGACCTTTCTGGCCGGCGGCGCCTTGGACATCACCCGCGGGCGCAAGGCTGAGTCCGAGCCGCGGCGTGCCGGCGTCCGGCTGCGTCTTGCCGTCGTCGGCCTTACCTTGGGCCTGCCGCTCGTTCGGCAGCTCGCCAAGCGCGAGCGTTATCGTCTTGCTCTCGCCTTTATGGAAGACGTCGAGTTTCACTGAGCTGCCTGGCGCCAGGGTGGCAATGGTGCGGGCGAGATCGCGGGAGTCCTTGACCGCAGTACCATTGACGGCGGTGATGACGTCACCGGCCTCGATGCCGGCCTTCGCCGCCGGGCTGCCGTCCTGCGGATTGTCGACGATCGCACCACGCGCCGCCTTGAGGCCGAGGCTGTCGGCGATATCCGCGGTCACCGGCTGGACCTGTACGCCGAGCCAGCCGCGGGTGACCGCACCCTTGTCCTTCAACTGTGCGACGACGAGCTTTGCGGTCGAGGCCGGAATGTCGAAGCCGATGCCGACGGAGCCGCCGGACGGCGAGAAGATCGCGGTGTTCACGCCGATGACGTTGCCGTTCATGTCGAAGGCAGGACCGCCGGAATTGCCCTTGTTGATGGGGGCGTCGATCTGGATGAAGTCGTCGTAGGGACCGTTACCGATGTCACGGCCGCTGGCCGAGACGATACCCGCAGTCACCGTGCCGCCGAGACCGAAGGGATTGCCGACCGCGACCACCCAATCGCCGATCCGCGCCTTCTGATCGGAGAATTTGACGAACGGGAAGTCCTTCTTGCCTTCGACCTTGATCAGCGCGAGATCGGTCTTGGGATCGGTGCCGACCACCTTGGCGGTGTAGATCGTGCCGTCGTCGGTCGTCACCTGCACCGATTGAGCGTGGTCGACGACGTGGTTGTTGGTGACGGCATAGCCGTCAGCGGAGATGAAGAAACCGGAGCCCTCGCCCGTGATCACCTGATGACGCTGGCGCGGCATGCCGTTCATGCCGCGGGGGAAGCCGAATTGCCGCGAGAACTGGTCGAACGGCGTCTGCTCGTCAGAATCCATCCGGTTCTGTTGCAGCATCGCGCTCTTGTCGTTGTCCTCGTCGATCTTCACCCGCACCGAGATGACGGCGGGTTTGACCTTGGCGACGAGATCGCCGAATCCCGGCGGCGTCGCGGCCACCTCAGAGGCCTGCGCCGGCGCAATGAGCGAGTTCACGTTGAACGGCGAAGAAATGGGAGACGCGGCGAGCACGGCCACGCCCAGCGCGGCCACGGTGCCGAGCAGCGCCAGGCGGCGCGGCCTCCAGAATCTTGCGGGACGTGGTGGTGTCGGAATTGACGCGATCGTTCATGTCGAAATCTCCATGTTGGGTGAGGGGTCGCCCTGCATCCAACATGGGTCCTTGCACCTTACGGTGTCCCGTCCACGCGATTAATTCTTGGCAAAGAAATGCGACGAGCGGCCGCAGGCAAAAATCTTCGAGCGACGGCGGTGCGTCGACGCACTTCAGACTGTCGGACTTTGATCTCGCACTCCCGAGGGCGCGTATAAGAGTTCTGTCACGCCGCGGCGGGGGTCTCCCATGCCGCCGCTCCGATAGCGTCGTCCTCGCCCTTCGCATTGCACGCGGCGAAGTGCGCCTTGAGCTCGATCTCGGCGAGATGTTCGAAATGTTCGGCCTGGCCGAGGAGCTCCCAGGTCTGGAGCGGCCGGTAGGCCGCCTGCTGACGGCAGAGGGACGCCAGCGCGCGGTAGCGACGTACGTTCTCCATGGGACCCTCCCTCGCGTTCACAAGGCTTATTGCCCTGATTTGCGTCAGGCCGATGGCGGTTGTGCAAAACATTTGCTGCCTGCACAGCGCGCTTGATTGCAGTTAACTTTTGAGAAATGCGCTCGCCCACTTTAGTTCCAATGACTCGGGCTTTGCACGTGGAACCTGCCTCGCAAGGGCAATGGGCTCCAAAGCATGGGCGCCAAGGCATGAGCTCCAAGCGCTCATACCGATCAGATCACGATACCGTTCAATTGGTTTATCGGATCCGCGCGGTGGCACCCGCATGGAGCGATTGCGCGGAATTATCTTGCACTTTTGTTACCCGGCCGGACTCGGCGGCGATGCGAATGGCCGCGATGTTGCTGGCGTAGTCGGCGCTGCTGCTGCCGCGAAACACGGCGGAGCCCGCCACAAGCGTATCGGCGCCAGCTGCGGCAACGGCCGCGGCATTGTCGCGCGTGACCCCGCCATCGACCTCGAGTCGGATCTGGCGGTCGCCAATCATGCTCCGAATGCGAGTGATCTTCCCCAGTTGCGAAGTGAGGAAGGACTGGCCACCGAAGCCCGGATTGACCGTCATCACCAGCACGAGATCGATACGATCGAGTACATATTCGATCACGCTCTCGGGCGTGGCCGGACACAGGCTGACGCCGGCCTTCTTGCCGAGCATACGGATCGCCTGAAGCGAGCGATCGAGATGCGGACCGGCCTCCGCGTGAACCGTGATGACATCGGCCCCCGCCTTCGCGAACGTTTCGAGATAAGCATCGGCCGGCGCGATCATGAGGTGTACGTCAAAAATCCGCTTCGTCAGCGGCCGGATCGCCTTGATGATATCAGCGCCATAACTGATGTTCGGCACGAAATGCCCGTCCATGACGTCGCAATGAATCCAGTCGGCGCCGGCCGCGTCGATCGCCTTGATTTCCTCGCCGAGGCGCGCGAAATCCGCCGCCAGAATGGAAGGAGCGATGAGGATGTCTGGTGTCATGGCTTTGCACTCCGCACATCGGCCCCGCCGCTGAACACGCGGCTCGTCAGGACATCGGCCGGATCAATGGTTTCGAGGTCGGCGACATCGAGCATGCGATCGAGATCGGAGACCAGGCGATCGGCCTGCCGCAGCCGAATGCGATCGACAGCGTTGCGGATCGAGCGCGCATTGGAGAAGAACGGCTGGGTCCGGCGCAACGCGATGTATCTTTCGAACGCCTCGCGTGCCGCAGCCGCGAAGCGATATCCGCGTTCCCTGAACATCAGCTCGGCTATGACGAGCAGCTCGGATTCCGCATAGTCGGGGAAATCGATGTGGTGAGCGATGCGCGAGCGGAAGCCGGGATTGGAAGCATAGAAGCTCGTCATCCGCTCGCCATACCCGGCCAGGATGACGACGAGGTCTTCGCGCTGGTTTTCCATGACCTGAAGCAGGATCTCGATCGCCTCCTGGCCATAATCGCGCTCGTTGTCCGGCCGGTGCAGGTAATAGGCCTCGTCGATGAAGAGCACGCCGCCCATCGCCTTCTTCAAGATCTCCTTCGTCTTGGGCGCGGTGTGGCCGATATACTGGCCGACGAGATCGTCGCGCGTCACCGAGATGACCTGTCCGCGCCGCACGAAGCCGAGACCATGCAGGATCTTGGCCATGCGCAGCGCCACGGTGGTCTTGCCGGTGCCGGGATTGCCGGTGAACGACATATGCAGCGTCGGCGGTGCCGAGGCCAGACCCGCGCGCTGCCGCATGCGTTCGACCAGCAGCAGTGACGCGATCTGCCGGACGCGGTTCTTGACCGGCCTCAGGCCGATCAACTCCTGTTCGAGCTGTTGCAGCGTGCCGGTGATTCCGGCAGCTTCAGCTTCCTTGCGAAGATCGAAATTGGTCTCGCCGCCTTCGGCGGTCGTCGCATGGACAACGTCGAGCATCAGCACCTCGAAGAAAAGGGCTTCGCCGCCGGGAAGCGGC encodes the following:
- the rpe gene encoding ribulose-phosphate 3-epimerase; this translates as MTPDILIAPSILAADFARLGEEIKAIDAAGADWIHCDVMDGHFVPNISYGADIIKAIRPLTKRIFDVHLMIAPADAYLETFAKAGADVITVHAEAGPHLDRSLQAIRMLGKKAGVSLCPATPESVIEYVLDRIDLVLVMTVNPGFGGQSFLTSQLGKITRIRSMIGDRQIRLEVDGGVTRDNAAAVAAAGADTLVAGSAVFRGSSSADYASNIAAIRIAAESGRVTKVQDNSAQSLHAGATARIR
- the cbbX gene encoding CbbX protein, producing the protein MLDVVHATTAEGGETNFDLRKEAEAAGITGTLQQLEQELIGLRPVKNRVRQIASLLLVERMRQRAGLASAPPTLHMSFTGNPGTGKTTVALRMAKILHGLGFVRRGQVISVTRDDLVGQYIGHTAPKTKEILKKAMGGVLFIDEAYYLHRPDNERDYGQEAIEILLQVMENQREDLVVILAGYGERMTSFYASNPGFRSRIAHHIDFPDYAESELLVIAELMFRERGYRFAAAAREAFERYIALRRTQPFFSNARSIRNAVDRIRLRQADRLVSDLDRMLDVADLETIDPADVLTSRVFSGGADVRSAKP